CTGGTGGTCAAGGAAGCCATAGCTTAAGCAGTCGAGCCTAACTTACAAGGATACAAAGCTAACTGAGAACAATGAGGTGAAGTGTTTTGTCTTAAGGTAGAAGTTGCAAAGCTAAGGACTAAGAATGAACGAGTACAAGTTGAGTATTAGCTATTGGTTTCTGAGAATAAGAAAGTAGTTGAACTGTTTAAACAATAGAATAAGTCATCAGTCAATCTCGAGAAAATTCAAGAGCTGCAAAAACCATCAGGAAACAGGACATGTCTCGTCATTAGAAGTAATGACAACAACCTCACTGACAACAATACTCAGTCGAAATTGAACATATTCAATGGAAGATACATTCACTTATTAAGTCCAGTACGATATATGAACATCCAGAGCCAACCTTCAAAGTTGAAAAGCCTGTTGAACATATGAACAAGGGCATAAAATTTAGTATAGCTTATACACCAGAGAGTTCATATGGCAAGCCTAACTGGTCTGGTAACATATTCAGTTCAGTAAGGCAAAATTCTGTTAAGGGTAAGCCCTACCAATACCATAATAGTAGGCATGTTCAATCGAGATACAAGAAAACTAATGATGATAGGAAGGCGAGACAACATTTTGTTTCGAGTGTACACTAaacatcacacacacacatttttgCACAacccattaaaaaaaaacagagtgTTCGGTTAGTCAGGATGATCAAAGTGTGGGTTCTAAAGGGACTAATCCTGTTTGGATCCAAATAAAATTGGTTACCAGTTGATTTTATTTGTGCTTGTAGATCAAGAAGCATGAAGGACTAAAGAATTCATTTTGATACTTGGACAGTGGTTGTTCAAGACACATTACTGGTCAAGCCCAACTGCTAACTGATCTAATAAAGTATAAAGGCCCCAAGATCACTTTCGGTGACAACGCAAAGGTTAAGACCGTGGATAAGGGTAATATTACTCAcagaaatgttttgattaatGATGTTCTACTTTTGAGAATATGTGTTATAATTTGATCATTATCAGTCAAATTTATGATAATGGTTACTTAGTTAAATTTCATAAGAGTAACTGCTTAATTAAGAATGCTGATAACCGAACATTTTTTTACTAGAATTAGAAatgaatatacatataaatttgATTGGTATAGTAATTACCTAGCTTTGCCGACATGTTTTGCAGCAATTAATAATGATAAAGAGTTGTTATGACATAAACGATTAAATCATCTTATTTCTAGATCGATTAATAACTAGCGTAAATTAAATCTAGATTATGGATTTCCCGGTATATAATTTGTTAAGAATCATATACGTTATGCATGTCAGTTAGTTAAACATATCtgattgagttttttttttgtactaaAAATCCCGAGTAAAAATAATGTCAAAGTTTACACTCGAATGAATCGCAAGTGCACAagtcaaattataatataatgtacaaagtacgagtatcgttctcATATATATTGATTAGATAAATTTCTCTTGAGGAcaattttttagttaattaaaacgatacatgaattaattaatcaaataaattaatattgaaatcacaaaatgaaacaaacacaatataaataatataaactaaaataataaataaataattgtaaggatatcggttcacctaccttTTAATTTTCTTCTAATGATTGAATTTCAATTCTTAAGTCATGGTTTTGACGGGATTCCTACTCTATCAATATATTATGTCGAGCtatattaatctaattaacaaaatGTAATAACAATGTCATTGTGTTATTTAACAATTGCAATTGCATTAATGAAGTGTGAAATCTTCTAGCTTTCGATCTATTGATTATGTCTATCAACATGTATCCAACCCTATATGTCCATGAAAGTTACAAATCCATGTATTATGTTATCATGTcacattataaaaaattttttggtttaaattataatacataAAATCACTTTGAAGTTGGTCATGCTACAAAGATGCAATAAAGCACAATAACATAATCAAGTatgtttaaaacaaaatttaatattcaaaaagaattcacaaaataaattttgaggGTATGATCCTCTAAATCCTAACTAAAAGAAAAGAGAATGATAAAAAGTATATGCATatttcttgttcttcgatcgAATTCTCTTGCTCTCCTTCTTCTCTTTCTTTAAAACCTTGCTTGCGGCTACTTCTTGTGTCAAatctgatctttttttttttgtgtattaGGGCTTTTATAATGTAAAGATGCAGCCAAGGATCTAGCAAATTAAGAAAGAAATCATCCAGCCAATTTTTTCCATATTGAGTCACGCTAGGGAGGTTGGAAATTACCTTCTAGCGTGACATGTTATGTTCGAGCACATTAAATTTCCTTCAAGAGCACTAGGGCGTTAATTTAGGTCTTCTGTTTTAGCTTTTCACTTTTCATGCCTTCGCACTGGAGTGGACGAGAATGACCGTCCTAGCGCGACCTCTTATGTCCTTTATTAATATTcatcaattttcattttttctcgTCAACAATTCAATCGAAACCCATGAGAAGTCACCATATGTCCGCTTTCAATGCCAAATTTGGTGTTGgtatatttcttggttattcagTTGTCACTGCCacaactttgattgttgcacttcCAAGAGCatgttgtccacaagtagtataatttaGTGAGTTCGAATGTTGTATCCatagggaagctaaggtaattacaagtccattATGATGTCTTTTGTTTCTTTATCTTTCAGTTTTTTGAGCCTTAGTTGTTGATTTTAtatgttcaaattttaaattaaatagtcgAGATTAGAAGATTCACTCTTGGTATTTAATAAAGTTAAAATAAATGAACATTATTAGAATGcaattgataaaatgtttccatatattaaataatcattatttatatgattgttataaattattatcatattcataCATTATATATGCCAagacttataaatgttgtcaattATCTATTGAGctatatattataaatactaaatcaagataaccaatttaaattattgtaatatcaaactaacatttaaatggtactaAGATATGTCAGAAAGGACAATGACATGAAACAACGACGGCTCTATTTGGAAACGATTGTCAGATTGAAATTCATGACCCTTGATatcaaagcctataaatagatcaGTTGAATGAAGTTTCAAGAGCTAACAATCCTAATTTGTGAAGCattattttgtaatttcaatTTCTTTAGAGCCAAACTGTTCGAAACATTTTTAGCATACACATAAAAGATTTATATCTTATCGTTGAGGATCAATTCATGCTAATATATTCTATTGTTAAATACTTATAATTGACAATAAGAGTCTTACTGATCATTTGTTTAAGTTTGAGAAGTTTCTAGGAGTTTCAGCAGATAAGAGATAAGTCATGCTGAAGTGGGTTGTTGAAAATTTCTTGTaattaccaattttttttagtgaaatcCTTCCTAAGtgaaagaaggggtgacgtgAGAGTTATTCAAATCTACAAACATCCATAACAATTATGTGCATTTTACTTCCCGTCGTATCAGGTTGATAAcctaattgtttttttaaaccATCTTCCATGTTCAAATAGTTTCAGTAAACCCCATTCCGCGAAATATTCTATTGTTGGTTTGTTGAACACCCAATTGACGAGAATCACAACTTGCGTTGCTAACCCAACCAACtcaattttgagattttttattcaccccctctaaaCCAATCTCTTGTTCCtaacaatattaatattttactcATGAAATGCACGAACTATATCTCgtatttaatatgattaaaaattggATAGTTCGAGAATTTAGTTGTGCCATTAAAacataaatacaaaataaattgaTAGCGAGTAGTACATGTAATTtgcaacaaaaatattattacaaatCATGAAAAACTTCtttaaatacaatttttgtTGTTAAGTTTTCTTGCTTATTGTCTTTATTgcatattaaaattttgaaatcctcACAATTTGTAACTCTCTGGATACAATGACGTACTGGTCATGACTGAAAATGAGtttgttcaaaaaaatattacatgtgATAGTGATTATCCAGACTTTTGTTAATTTTCACtgcatattaaataattagggGAAATTCTCTTCACTGAAACTTGAAAGGAAGTCTTGAATCAGAAGAGGTCAATGACATTATTTTAATGAGAATTTTATGACACACATTATTTTTAGTAAGAATTATTTCTTCCAAAACATATGGTTTCCGAGCCTTGTGACAATCAATCGAGTGTCACTGCATAATCCAAGAGAACGATCTATGTTCGTTCTAAACCTTCACATTTAGCTCGTGATTCAGAATTCCAACACCTAATTTCATTTAAGAATCCAGTCATATGCACAACATAGATCGAAATTTCTGTCTGGATGACTCTCCCAATCAGAACTTAAATACAACATTCTCTCCTCATTGTtcaataatatcattttttttaagttatGGCCTGAACGACATAGAGGGTCGGTGCCAATATAGCTCTTTGCTGGAAATATGTTGTATCACTTATCGTACTATCGAACAACGGATATCTATTCTCGATGATTGTTGCAATAGGATCATCGCAGTCATTAAGCAATAGTTCATTTGTAATATCAATTGTTGCATAGCCTTCATTTGGTTCTTTGATTTTTATATCCCTTATATTTTCAATCAAATCCTCCGGAAGCCAAATTCTGAAGACAGCATAATCTTAGTCAAAGTAAAAATTGTGCAATGTCTCCATAGATATGACGTATTAATAGTCTCATGAACAATATTATGCCAGCTGCCTTTCAgaataaaaggaaaaattgtCGTAAATCACCACCCAATACAACCGATTTTCCTCCAAAAGGGAGGTGAAAACTTGAAGGATTTGCAAATCTCATTGTGTCATGTATGCTTCGGTCAAGTTATTCAAAACAAAACTTGTGTATCACTGGAGTCTCATTCCATATGATAGGTTTGGATTTCACGAtaagatcttcaagatgattCTCTTGTTtgatatttcatgttaattcttcattaagattaaataaaattgcaaaTCAAGAATGAACATTTTTTCCACCAGGCAAAAGAATAGATGCATTACAATTGGATGCCACGTTTAACACAATTTATCCATTCGATTTCAAAGTTGTTGATAGAGTCTTCCATACAAATATAATGTTTTTCCAATACCTCCATAACCGTAAAAAAAGAACATTCCACCCTGGTTTGAATCAATTGCATCCATTAGATATTCATATTCTTCTAACAAAGCTCTTTTATAAAATCACAACTCATAATGTATTAACCTATTTCACGAAGAATGAAAATATTGGAAATCTAAAAAACTTTTTCCACAAATTTGCAAAAGCTTTTTCAACAACTTCGCAAAAGCTTCTCGACATCTactcatgcataatttctaatttcataatcttttaattgtatttttgtaaaataaacaataacatcaacaaaaaataaaaaataaaaaacaaaattcagACTATTATCTTGCGCTTACCTTGATGTTTCAGCAAGTTATGTTgtctaaaaaaatatcatctGATAAGTATATCCAGCACGACTCCCAAAATACTTCGGGTCGGTTGATGCAATATGATGACAATCGTGTAGCAAAAGAACTCTCATTGATCGTGCTGAAGACCATTGACTTGCCTCGATGATGCCATCAGCGTATCCTTTGCATATTTTAACAATCCTAAGCTATAGCAAGCATCGCAGAAGGACCAATACCGAACACCATTAACAAAAGATATATCTTCATTGCATGTGGCACCAGAGTTGAAGTTTAAAATGCATCTTAGATAATAATCATGGCAgaaacatgtttttattaataGTAGGGCGATCAAGAATATTATCGATTTGATCcaaatcaggaaaaaaaaacattttgttCGTTCGGAATATGAAAGCTCAATTGTTCAACTTGTGTATCACTTTATCGAATACCAAATCTGAAAATTCTCCAAGAAGCCTGACACGAGGTAATGTATATGAAATGGTAGTACATATTCACTTCGTCAACTTGCTTACCTGACTTATCATCATCCCCACTATGATAAAAAGATGCAGTAACTCGGTCGTGTCCCTTAATTACATACTTGAACAAATACTTGATGTCGAGATTAGTTACACCATTCAACGTTCAAATGAGCTCCATATCGAATCAACAAATAACGCTTATGTGGAACAACATATCTATTATCCAAATTAACATCGTTTTTAAAAACAGTTCGCCAATTATCGCTACGCTTGTAGACTAGGTATCCATCCTCGTCTATTGATGTGAAGTCAACAAACTTTTTTGGAAAATTCTTTGTGTAGTGACCATCTAACAAGCACGAAGAATTATTTCTTGCCTCACCATATTGGCCATGGATCATGAAGTCGCACACAACTACATAATAAATTGGATCCTCCTTCTCATCAAGAATTTCTGCCAAAATTATTCCGTCTATTGTCTCTAAGCCTAGAAATTTGTCTTCTTTATGGACAAATAGCAAAATATGTCTGTGAGGTAATCCTCGCTTCTGAAATTCCACCATATAGATAACTGAATAAAGATAACAAACATTTTTTgtaattatcaaaaaaataattattatcttTAATTCAAGAGAAAGTTACATTTACAAATGAATGCacgaaatttaaaattattacatgcttgaatgatactcacggaaaatttCGGGTCCGATCCCACCGAGCGTCACTAGTTCAGACGTGGGCTCTAAGAtcaccctgagcctgaaatcaagaataagaccgttagaagggggccaggagggtgtcctggcgtagcccctccgacgctcaagtcagagattgaggatatatgaggggagcagctaagggtgctgctgaaaacaatatagtgaatgaatcaaATGAACACCAACACCtaatatttataggagaatacctgggcccTTGATGGGCCTGTCTTCCATTTGGGCTTGGGATGGGCCAGGGGTAGTGGGCTCATCCAAATAGCTGTTCTCGGCTCATACTGGATGTCATACTCTCCCAGTTCAGTAGTCCACTTGACCAAACGACCAGACATATCTGAATGAGTTAAAATCTTCCCCAATGGACTGTTGGTGAGTACCACAATTGGATGAGATAGGAAATATGGCCTCAAACGTCTTGTTGTCATCACCAAAGCCAAAGCCAATTTTCTGGCTGAGACCGTGCATCAAGAAAATGTGGACCCTTGGAAAGTATACGTGGATGGTTCATCTTCGAAGGAGGGAAGTGGGGTGGGAGTGGTACTGATTTCACCGGTTGGGGAGGAGGTGAAGTTAGCGGTAAGGTTGGACTTTCGAGCATCCAACAATGAGGCAGAGTATGAAGCTGTGTTGGCAGGACTTCGAGCAGCCAGAAACGTGGGAGCTACCCGGGTACTTATTTTTTCTGACTCACAGCTGGTAGCACAACAGATGAAGGGAATGTATGATGTGAAAGATGAAAAACTTATTGAGGATGCTCAAGAAGTGGACAGAGTCAGAGAAAAATTTGCAGAGATTACGTTTGAACAGATTCccaggaaagaaaatgaaaaggcgGACACTAGCCAAAATGGCTGGAACACTGGGAAGTTGGAAGACTAGAGATGTGGTATTCCAAGTTGAACTCACACCTCACACGAGTTCACCCGCAGTTGAACAGGGGGGNGCTTGTCCTTTTGACCAGTGGGGAATGGATATTGTGGGGCCTTTTCCTATAGCTCCTGCTCAGAAAAAGTTCTTATTGGTGGCAGTTGACTATTTCtcgaaatgggtggaagcagAGCCGTTGGCAAGAATCACTGAGAGTGACGTTCTGAAATTCTTATGGAAGAATATAGTGTGCAGATATGGGGTGCCTAGAAGATTGATATCTGATAATGGGAGACAGTTCCAAGGGGCTAAGATCCAAGCTTGGTGTAAAGAGATGAAGATCCAACAAGTCTTTACATCTGTAGCTTACCCGCAGAGTAATGGGCAGGTGGAGGTGACTAATCGGACGCTGGTGCAGGGTCTGAAAGTTCGACTTGGCAATGCTAAGGGAAATTGGGTTGATGAGCTACCAAGTGTCTTATGGGCATACCGAACCACCCCAAGAGAAGGAACCAAAGAAACTCCTTTCAGTTTGGTCTATGGTAATGAGGCAGTGCTCCCAGCTGAGATTGGGTTGGAATCAGCAAGAATAATGTTTTATGACGAAGACAATGATGCGAGACGCGCCACTGACCTTGATCTTCTGGAAGAAAAGAGAGAGGCTGCCAGCATTCACATGGAAGCTTATAAGAACCGTATTGCACAGTCTTATAATCGGAGGGTCGTTCAGAGAAACTTCCAGGTAGGTGACTTGGTCCTGAGGAAGGTGCCAGAAGAGCAGAGAGGAAAGTTGGACCCAAAGTGGGAGGGTCCCTTCAAAGTGATCGAGAGGCTGAGCTCTGGAGCCTATTACTTGGAAAATGCACAAGGCAAGGCTTTGAAGAGGCCTTGGAATGCTTATCATCTTAGGAAATATTATTCTTGATTCCAtcattgatgtattttattttttgaatttcctTATGTAATCCGttggaattcaataaaatcaagttctttttttttttttagttcatgAATGTTGTTGTATTGTGAAGGTGAtaaagatttaattttcctactaaggcatctcctagtagaggagcagagggcatgagaaaaatttaattttcctaataaggcatcgcctagtataGGAGCAGAGTACAggagaaaattttcattttcctactaaggcatcgcctagtagaggagcagaggttttgataaaactttaattttcctaataaggcatcgcctagtagaggagcagaggttttgataaaactttaattttcctaataaggcatcgcctagtataGGAGCAGAGTACaggagaaaattttaattttcctactaaggcatcgcctggtagaggagcagagtacaggagaaaattttcattttcctactaagccatcgcctagtagaggagcagagggcaggagaaaaatttaattttcctactaaggcatcgcctagtagaggagcagagagaAAAAgttaattttcctactaaggcatcgcctggtagaggagcagagtgcaggagaaaaatttcattttcctactaagacatcgcctagtagaggagctgatggcaggagaaaaattaaattttcctgctaaggtatcacctagcagaggagttagagggtggaggggttgaatttctcttttcctgctaagacatcgcctagcagaggagttagagggtgagggtatgaaatttttattttcctgctaaggtatcacctagcagaggagttagagggtgggggtgttgaatttttattttcttgctaaggtatcccctagcagaggagttagagggtgggggtgttgaatttttattttcttgctaaggtATCCCCTAGCAgtggagttagagggtggaggtgttgaatttcTCTTTTCCTGCTAGGCGAGAGGGtgggggtgttgaatttttattttcttgctaaggtatcacctagcagaggagttagagggtggaggggttgaatttctcttttcctgctaagacatcgcctagcagaggagttagagggtgagggtatgaaatttttattttcctactaaggtatcacctagcagaggagttagagggtggaggggttgaatttctcttttcctgctaagacatcgcctagcagaggagttagagggtgagggtatgaaatttttattttcctgctaaggtatcacctagcagaggggttagagggtggaggtgttgaatttcTCTTTTCCTGCTAGGCGAGAGGGGGGGggcgttgaatttttattttcctgctaaggcatcgcctagcagaggaggtagagggtgggggtgttgaatttttattttcttgctaaggtatcacctagcagtggagttagagggtggaggtgttgaatttctcttttcctgctaaggcatcgcctagcagaggaggtagagggtgggggtgttgaatttttattttcttgctaaggtatcacctagcagaggagttagagcgTGGAGGTGTTGATTCTCTCGtgtcctgctaaggcatcgcctagcagaggagttagagagcGAGggcgttgaatttttattttcatactaagacatcgcctagcagaggagttcgCACCCTGCCGATTTTATTCGCCTTAGTGATTTGAAAGCATCGAAGATAAATTCGGAAGAAGCAGTGAATGCAAATGCAAAGTACTCAATGTTGCATAAAGCGAGTTCGTACATGCCAAAAGTGCACAAAAGGAAATAACCAAATGTAAACATCGCAAATGTTGCATAGTACTACGGAAAGTAAAGCAGTGCAGAAAATAACAGAATATGGCCCGAAGGCATACAATGTTTGCgtaaataaaaaatgacataAGTAAAGGAGCTCGGTCTAAGAATCGGGGGGGAGACTCGCTATGAAACCCTCAATGTCGATGAAGTCAGTAGGTGCGCCTGGCGGAGGATATCCCTGGGCCTTGAAGAGGTCAACTGCACCCTCGAAACCTACCTCCAAGTAGTGAAAAGCTTTAGGGGCGCAGATCTCATTGAACTCCTCTGACTTGAGGAATTCTTCCTTGAATGAGGAGGCTTCGGAAGCGTGTTGCCCCTTGGCATCCTTGAGGTCCCTACGGATTTGTGATGCTTCAGCTAGAGCATTCTTTAACTCTTCTTTCAGCCTCTGGTTCTCCTTTACGTG
This genomic window from Primulina huaijiensis isolate GDHJ02 chromosome 7, ASM1229523v2, whole genome shotgun sequence contains:
- the LOC140981673 gene encoding uncharacterized protein yields the protein MGQGKYGLKRLVVITKAKANFLAETVHQENVDPWKVYVDGSSSKEGSGVGVVLISPVGEEVKLAVRLDFRASNNEAEYEAVLAGLRAARNVGATRVLIFSDSQLVAQQMKGMYDVKDEKLIEDAQEVDRVREKFAEITFEQIPRKENEKADTSQNGWNTGKLED